In Streptomyces nojiriensis, one genomic interval encodes:
- a CDS encoding TetR/AcrR family transcriptional regulator has protein sequence MPKTPDATRRSDRSRRAILDAALALVGEVGYNKLTIEAIAARAGVGKQTIYRWWPSKAAVLLDASVALAGDAETEAGWTGFPDTGDLAADLKQVMRATVDEFNDEKYDAPARALTAAGATDPELGARFTERLLEPQLALYEARLRTAREAGRLAPDTDLRLTVEMLVGPLTYRWLMRTAPLTHAYTDALVDRVLGGVANVTAR, from the coding sequence ATGCCCAAGACCCCTGACGCCACCCGCCGCAGCGACCGCTCCCGGCGCGCCATCCTCGACGCCGCGCTCGCCCTCGTCGGGGAGGTCGGCTACAACAAGCTGACCATCGAGGCCATCGCCGCCCGCGCGGGCGTCGGCAAGCAGACCATCTACCGCTGGTGGCCGTCGAAGGCCGCCGTCCTCCTCGACGCCTCCGTGGCCCTCGCCGGGGACGCGGAGACGGAGGCCGGGTGGACCGGCTTCCCCGACACCGGGGACCTCGCCGCCGACCTGAAGCAGGTCATGCGGGCGACCGTCGACGAGTTCAACGACGAGAAGTACGACGCCCCCGCACGCGCCCTGACGGCGGCCGGGGCCACCGACCCCGAGCTCGGCGCCCGCTTCACCGAGCGGCTGCTGGAGCCCCAGCTCGCCCTGTACGAGGCCCGGCTGCGCACGGCCCGCGAGGCCGGCCGGCTCGCGCCGGACACGGACCTGCGCCTCACGGTCGAGATGCTCGTCGGACCGCTCACCTACCGCTGGCTGATGCGCACCGCGCCCCTGACGCACGCGTACACCGACGCGCTCGTGGACCGGGTGCTAGGTGGGGTGGCCAACGTCACCGCCCGATAG
- the ddaH gene encoding dimethylargininase produces the protein MRRDATPRRYLMCPPAHFKVTYSINPWMDPTKPVDLPLALAQWEDLRDRYRSLGHVVETLEPDPGLPDMVFAANGALVVDGRVLGARFAYPERAAEAEIHLDWFRTHGYPDIHEPSHVNEGEGDFAVTENYILAGRGFRSSPLSHDEAQEFFGRPVIGLDLVDPRYYHLDTALSVLDGDEIMYYPDAFSPGSQGVLRRLFPDALIADGRDAAALGLNAVSDGLHVLLPQAATGLLEPLRDRGFEPVPMDLGELLKGGGSVKCCTQELRP, from the coding sequence TTGCGCAGAGACGCCACACCCCGGCGCTACCTGATGTGCCCACCCGCACACTTCAAGGTCACGTACTCCATCAATCCGTGGATGGATCCCACGAAACCGGTGGACCTGCCCCTCGCACTGGCCCAGTGGGAAGACCTGAGGGACCGCTACCGCTCCCTCGGACACGTCGTCGAGACCCTCGAACCCGACCCCGGGCTGCCCGACATGGTCTTCGCGGCGAACGGGGCCCTCGTCGTCGACGGCCGGGTCCTCGGGGCCCGGTTCGCCTACCCGGAACGGGCCGCCGAGGCCGAGATCCACCTCGACTGGTTCCGTACCCACGGCTACCCGGACATCCACGAGCCGTCCCACGTCAACGAGGGCGAGGGGGACTTCGCGGTCACCGAGAACTACATCCTGGCCGGCCGGGGCTTCCGCTCCAGTCCGCTCTCGCACGACGAGGCCCAGGAGTTCTTCGGCCGCCCGGTCATCGGCCTCGACCTGGTGGACCCGCGCTACTACCACCTGGACACGGCGCTCAGCGTCCTCGACGGCGACGAGATCATGTACTACCCGGACGCCTTCTCGCCCGGCAGCCAGGGAGTGCTCAGGCGGCTCTTCCCGGACGCCCTCATCGCCGACGGCCGGGACGCGGCCGCCCTCGGCCTGAACGCGGTCTCCGACGGCCTGCACGTCCTGCTCCCGCAGGCGGCCACCGGACTGCTGGAGCCGCTGCGGGACCGGGGGTTCGAGCCGGTCCCGATGGACCTGGGCGAGCTGCTCAAGGGCGGCGGCAGCGTGAAGTGCTGCACCCAGGAGCTGCGGCCCTAG
- a CDS encoding bifunctional RNase H/acid phosphatase, whose amino-acid sequence MPQFVVEADGGSRGNPGPAGYGAVVLDPATGETLAERAEYIGVATNNVAEYKGLIAGLTAARDLASDAQVLVRMDSKLVVEQMSGRWKIKHPDMKPLAAEAARILPRAQVTYEWIPREQNKHADRLANEAMDAGKRGRQWEPSASTAALDHGAARALATPPAPAGPPGDAAKGAAAVRAALVASSGAAATTAQELADTLFADAETLADAIEPCLDADAPAVASGTHGWGPDMGAPATFVLLRHGETALTPQKRFSGSGGSDPELSPAGHRQAAAVAEALAVRGTIQTVISSPLLRCRETAHAVADRLGLTVTVEEGLREVDFGAWEGLTFAEVQQRFPDDLQAWLDSPKAAPTGGGESFMSATRRISATRDRLLSAHAGRTVLLVTHVTPVKILVRLALGAPPEALFRMELSAASLSAVAYYADGNASVRLLNDTSHLR is encoded by the coding sequence ATGCCGCAGTTTGTCGTGGAGGCGGACGGCGGGTCCCGGGGCAACCCGGGGCCGGCCGGCTACGGCGCTGTGGTGCTCGACCCGGCGACGGGCGAGACGCTGGCCGAGCGTGCCGAGTACATCGGCGTCGCGACGAACAACGTGGCCGAGTACAAGGGCCTGATCGCCGGGCTCACGGCGGCCCGCGACCTGGCGTCCGACGCGCAGGTCCTGGTCCGGATGGACTCGAAGCTGGTCGTCGAGCAGATGTCGGGCCGCTGGAAGATCAAGCACCCGGACATGAAGCCGCTCGCGGCCGAGGCCGCGCGGATCCTGCCGCGCGCCCAGGTGACGTACGAGTGGATCCCGCGCGAGCAGAACAAGCACGCGGACCGGCTCGCGAACGAGGCCATGGACGCGGGCAAGCGCGGCAGGCAGTGGGAGCCGTCGGCGTCCACGGCCGCCCTCGACCACGGCGCGGCGCGCGCCCTGGCCACCCCGCCGGCGCCGGCCGGCCCGCCGGGGGACGCGGCGAAGGGCGCCGCGGCCGTCCGCGCGGCGCTGGTCGCCTCCTCCGGAGCCGCGGCCACGACCGCCCAGGAGCTCGCCGACACGCTGTTCGCCGACGCCGAGACCCTGGCGGACGCCATCGAGCCCTGCCTCGACGCCGATGCCCCGGCGGTCGCCTCGGGCACTCACGGCTGGGGCCCGGACATGGGGGCGCCGGCCACCTTCGTGCTGCTGCGGCACGGCGAGACCGCCCTCACCCCGCAGAAGCGCTTCTCCGGCAGCGGCGGCAGCGACCCCGAACTGTCCCCGGCCGGCCACCGGCAGGCCGCCGCCGTGGCCGAGGCGCTCGCCGTCCGCGGCACCATCCAGACGGTCATCAGCTCCCCGCTGCTCCGCTGCCGTGAGACCGCCCACGCGGTCGCGGACCGCCTCGGCCTCACCGTGACGGTCGAAGAGGGCCTGCGCGAGGTGGACTTCGGGGCATGGGAGGGGCTGACCTTCGCCGAGGTGCAGCAGCGCTTCCCGGACGACCTCCAGGCCTGGCTGGACTCCCCGAAGGCGGCCCCCACGGGCGGCGGCGAGAGCTTCATGTCCGCCACCCGCCGGATCTCGGCCACCCGCGACCGCCTGCTGTCCGCCCACGCGGGCCGCACGGTCCTGCTGGTCACCCACGTGACCCCGGTCAAGATCCTGGTCCGGCTGGCGCTGGGAGCCCCGCCGGAAGCCCTGTTCCGCATGGAGCTCTCGGCGGCCTCCCTCTCGGCGGTGGCCTACTACGCGGACGGGAACGCCTCGGTCCGTCTCCTGAACGACACGTCCCACCTGCGGTAG
- a CDS encoding bifunctional DNA primase/polymerase, whose protein sequence is MGSESGRVKRGEQSRISQWLRRRQKPTAEDPGAEREALLLAVAAAGLPLAPAAHPAGYRCSCDRIGCPTPARHPVSFAWQTQSTTDRAQVERWARNQPQANFITATGMVHDVLDVPLEAGTDALDRLLLAGIKVGPVAESGGTGDQARMLFFTATRGTPEDEDEWWPCALDCHPETMDEHPGLRWHCRGSYVLVPPAALPGDRSVTWIRGMEHPLPDPLTLLETLTDACATYAGAADHAPATVAWPLGR, encoded by the coding sequence ATGGGGTCTGAGTCCGGCCGCGTCAAACGCGGCGAGCAGAGCAGGATTTCCCAGTGGCTGCGCCGGCGGCAGAAACCCACCGCCGAAGATCCGGGAGCGGAGCGCGAGGCGCTCCTCCTGGCCGTCGCCGCCGCGGGCCTGCCGCTCGCCCCCGCCGCCCATCCCGCCGGTTACCGATGTTCGTGCGACCGGATCGGCTGTCCGACGCCCGCACGGCACCCCGTCTCCTTCGCCTGGCAGACCCAGTCGACCACCGACCGCGCACAGGTCGAACGCTGGGCGCGCAACCAGCCCCAGGCCAACTTCATCACCGCGACCGGCATGGTCCACGACGTACTCGACGTCCCGCTGGAAGCCGGCACCGACGCCCTCGACCGACTCCTGCTCGCCGGCATCAAGGTGGGCCCCGTCGCCGAGTCGGGCGGCACCGGCGACCAGGCCCGGATGCTCTTCTTCACCGCCACCCGCGGCACCCCCGAGGACGAGGACGAGTGGTGGCCCTGCGCACTGGACTGCCACCCCGAGACGATGGACGAACACCCGGGCCTGCGCTGGCACTGCCGCGGCAGCTACGTGCTGGTCCCGCCGGCGGCCCTCCCCGGTGACCGGTCGGTGACCTGGATCCGCGGCATGGAGCACCCCCTCCCGGACCCGCTCACCCTCCTGGAAACCCTCACCGACGCCTGCGCCACCTACGCCGGCGCCGCCGACCACGCCCCCGCCACGGTGGCCTGGCCCCTGGGCCGCTAG
- a CDS encoding 3-oxoacyl-ACP reductase, whose translation MSLPLEGLSAIVTGAGRGLGRAEAIELARLGASVVVNDFGQPGRDGSGGASAAPAEEVAAEIRAAGGRAVAHLGDVADFEQARELVELAVSSFGKLDVLVNNAGILRDRMVFSMSEEEWDSVIRVHLKGHFNTTHFASAHWRERSKAAGGPVYGRIVNTSSEAFLGGSAGQPNYAAAKGGIVGLTTSTALALAKYGVTANAICPRARTRMTEDVFAGFEVPEEGELDALAPEHVAPLVGYLASPASARANGQLFVVHGGIVVVMERPKVAAKFDTAKESFSFEELDGLLTPHYASRPANETFAAAEVLGLKHG comes from the coding sequence ATGTCACTCCCACTTGAGGGGCTCTCCGCCATCGTGACGGGTGCGGGCCGCGGGCTCGGCCGGGCCGAGGCGATCGAGCTCGCGCGGCTCGGCGCGAGCGTGGTCGTCAACGACTTCGGCCAGCCGGGCCGGGACGGCTCCGGGGGGGCCTCGGCCGCCCCGGCGGAGGAGGTCGCCGCGGAGATCCGCGCGGCGGGCGGCCGGGCGGTGGCGCACCTGGGCGACGTGGCCGACTTCGAGCAGGCGCGGGAACTGGTCGAGCTGGCGGTGTCCAGCTTCGGGAAGCTGGACGTGCTGGTCAACAACGCGGGCATCCTGCGCGACCGGATGGTCTTCTCGATGTCGGAGGAGGAGTGGGACTCGGTGATCCGGGTCCACCTCAAGGGCCACTTCAACACCACCCACTTCGCGTCCGCGCACTGGCGCGAGCGCTCGAAGGCGGCGGGCGGCCCGGTCTACGGCCGGATCGTCAACACCTCCTCCGAGGCCTTCCTCGGCGGTTCGGCCGGCCAGCCGAACTACGCGGCGGCCAAGGGCGGCATCGTGGGCCTGACCACCTCGACCGCGCTGGCGCTCGCGAAGTACGGGGTGACGGCCAACGCCATCTGCCCGCGCGCCCGTACCCGGATGACCGAGGACGTCTTCGCCGGCTTCGAGGTCCCGGAGGAGGGCGAGCTGGACGCCCTCGCCCCCGAGCACGTCGCACCGCTCGTCGGGTACCTGGCCTCGCCCGCCTCCGCCAGGGCCAACGGCCAGCTGTTCGTCGTCCACGGCGGGATCGTGGTCGTCATGGAGCGCCCGAAGGTGGCCGCCAAGTTCGACACGGCCAAGGAGTCCTTCTCCTTCGAGGAGCTCGACGGGCTCCTGACCCCGCACTACGCGTCCCGCCCGGCGAACGAGACCTTCGCCGCGGCGGAGGTGCTGGGCCTCAAGCACGGCTAG
- a CDS encoding Nif3-like dinuclear metal center hexameric protein: MPRLSEVIAALDALWPPSRAEQWDAVGTVCGDPDAEVTRVLFAVDPVQEIADEAVKLGADLIITHHPLYLRGTTTVEAGTFKGRVVHTLIKNDIALHVAHTNADTADPGVSDALAGALGLRITGPLVPDPSDPEGRRGLGRICELDHPETLREFAARAAAWLPPTAQGIRVAGDPDAMVRRVAVSGGSGDSLFAQVRAAGVDVFLTADLRHHPVSEARETSRPLALVDAAHWATEWPWCEQAAAQLDAISERHGWGLRTHVSRTVTDPWTAHAPSVTPPSISGAPN, translated from the coding sequence GTGCCCCGTCTCTCTGAAGTCATCGCCGCGCTGGACGCTCTCTGGCCCCCCTCGCGGGCCGAGCAGTGGGACGCCGTCGGAACCGTCTGCGGCGACCCGGACGCCGAGGTCACCCGGGTCCTGTTCGCGGTGGACCCCGTCCAGGAGATCGCCGACGAGGCGGTGAAGCTGGGCGCCGACCTGATCATCACCCACCACCCCCTCTACCTGCGGGGCACCACCACCGTCGAGGCCGGCACCTTCAAGGGCCGCGTCGTGCACACGCTGATCAAGAACGACATCGCGCTGCACGTCGCCCACACCAACGCCGACACCGCCGACCCGGGAGTCTCCGACGCCCTCGCCGGCGCCCTCGGCCTGCGGATCACCGGCCCGCTGGTGCCCGACCCGAGCGACCCGGAAGGCCGCCGGGGCCTCGGCCGGATCTGCGAACTGGACCACCCCGAGACCCTGCGCGAGTTCGCCGCCCGCGCCGCGGCCTGGCTGCCGCCGACCGCCCAGGGCATCCGCGTGGCCGGCGACCCGGACGCGATGGTCCGCCGCGTCGCCGTCAGCGGCGGCTCCGGCGACAGCCTCTTCGCGCAGGTCCGCGCCGCCGGCGTGGACGTGTTCCTGACCGCCGACCTGCGCCACCACCCGGTCTCCGAGGCCCGCGAGACGAGCCGCCCGCTCGCCCTCGTCGACGCCGCCCACTGGGCCACCGAGTGGCCCTGGTGCGAGCAGGCCGCAGCCCAGCTCGACGCGATCTCCGAGCGCCACGGCTGGGGTCTGCGGACCCACGTCTCGCGCACGGTCACCGACCCGTGGACGGCCCACGCGCCGTCCGTCACACCCCCTTCTATCTCTGGAGCCCCCAACTGA
- a CDS encoding small ribosomal subunit Rsm22 family protein, whose amino-acid sequence MNASAPTSADTLRRTLGGLLDGLPPKQAAAAVERLIASYRGQTPTDAPVLRDRSDVAAYAAYRMPATFEAVRSALDGLAEAAPDWAPGSHVDVGGGTGAATWAVDATWDGPRETTVLDWAEPALALGRELAAASTSEVLRGAAWRRAVIGSGLSLPEADLVTVSYVLGELTAPARTAVVAEAARAGQAVVLIEPGTPEGYLRIREARNQLIEAGLRIAAPCPHDGTCPIEVGKDWCHFSARVSRSSLHRQVKGGSLPYEDEKFSYVAATRFPTEPATSRITRKPQIRKGLVLLELCGPEGEGLTRVNVTKRHGDLYKAARDADWGQAWPPA is encoded by the coding sequence GTGAACGCCTCCGCCCCCACCTCCGCCGACACCCTCCGCCGCACGCTCGGCGGGCTGCTCGACGGGCTCCCGCCCAAGCAGGCCGCGGCCGCCGTCGAGCGGCTCATCGCCAGCTACCGGGGGCAGACCCCGACCGACGCGCCCGTGCTGCGCGACCGCTCCGACGTGGCGGCGTACGCGGCGTACCGGATGCCCGCCACCTTCGAGGCCGTCCGGAGCGCCCTCGACGGGCTGGCCGAGGCGGCGCCCGACTGGGCGCCGGGCTCGCACGTGGACGTGGGCGGCGGTACGGGCGCCGCGACCTGGGCGGTGGACGCCACCTGGGACGGCCCGCGGGAGACCACGGTGCTGGACTGGGCGGAGCCGGCCCTGGCCCTCGGCCGGGAACTGGCGGCCGCCTCGACCTCCGAGGTGCTGCGCGGGGCCGCGTGGCGGCGGGCCGTCATCGGCTCGGGGCTGAGCCTGCCCGAGGCCGACCTGGTGACGGTGTCGTACGTACTGGGCGAACTGACCGCGCCGGCGCGCACGGCCGTCGTCGCCGAGGCGGCGCGGGCCGGCCAGGCCGTGGTGCTGATCGAGCCGGGCACGCCGGAGGGGTACCTGCGCATCCGCGAGGCCCGCAACCAGCTGATCGAGGCCGGGCTGCGGATCGCCGCCCCGTGCCCGCACGACGGGACCTGTCCGATCGAGGTCGGCAAGGACTGGTGCCACTTCTCTGCGCGGGTCAGCCGGTCCTCGCTGCACCGGCAGGTCAAGGGCGGCTCGCTCCCGTACGAGGACGAGAAGTTCAGCTACGTCGCCGCAACCCGCTTCCCGACGGAGCCGGCCACCTCCCGGATCACGCGGAAGCCGCAGATCCGGAAGGGGCTCGTCCTGCTGGAGCTGTGCGGCCCCGAGGGTGAGGGCCTGACCCGGGTCAATGTGACCAAGCGCCACGGCGACCTCTACAAGGCCGCCCGGGACGCCGACTGGGGCCAGGCCTGGCCCCCGGCGTAG
- the yaaA gene encoding peroxide stress protein YaaA: protein MLVLLPPSEGKAAGGSGAPLKPEALSLPGLAPARAAVLEELVELCAADETKAREVLGLSEGLRGEVAKNAELRTAGARPAGEIYTGVLYDALGLADLPAAARASAEAALLVFSGLWGAVRVGDAIPSYRCSMGVKLPGLGALGAYWRGPMAEVMPEAAGDGLVLDLRSAAYGAAWKPKGEVAGRTATVRVLHSQLVDGVEKRSVVSHFNKATKGRLVRDLLLAGAAPASPAELVTALRDLGYTVEAEAPAKAGKAWSLDVVVTQIHH from the coding sequence GTGCTCGTGCTGCTGCCGCCGTCCGAAGGAAAGGCCGCCGGCGGCTCCGGCGCACCCCTGAAGCCGGAGGCGCTGTCGCTGCCCGGTCTGGCCCCGGCCCGTGCGGCGGTGCTGGAGGAGCTGGTCGAGCTGTGCGCGGCGGACGAGACGAAGGCGCGCGAGGTGCTGGGCCTGAGCGAGGGCCTGCGCGGCGAGGTCGCCAAGAACGCGGAGCTGCGTACGGCGGGGGCCCGGCCGGCGGGCGAGATCTACACGGGCGTGCTCTACGACGCGCTGGGCCTGGCCGACCTGCCCGCGGCGGCGCGGGCGTCGGCCGAGGCCGCGCTGCTCGTCTTCTCGGGGCTGTGGGGCGCGGTGCGGGTCGGCGACGCGATCCCCTCGTACCGCTGCTCGATGGGGGTGAAGCTGCCCGGGCTGGGCGCGCTCGGCGCGTACTGGCGGGGGCCGATGGCGGAGGTCATGCCGGAGGCGGCCGGAGACGGGCTGGTGCTGGACCTGCGGTCGGCGGCGTACGGGGCCGCGTGGAAGCCGAAGGGTGAGGTGGCGGGGCGGACCGCGACCGTCCGGGTGCTGCACTCGCAGCTGGTGGACGGGGTGGAGAAGCGGTCGGTGGTGAGCCACTTCAACAAGGCGACGAAGGGGCGGCTGGTCCGGGACCTGCTGCTGGCCGGTGCCGCCCCGGCTTCGCCCGCGGAGCTGGTCACGGCCCTGCGGGACCTGGGGTACACGGTCGAGGCCGAGGCCCCCGCGAAGGCGGGCAAGGCCTGGTCCCTCGACGTGGTGGTCACGCAGATCCACCACTGA
- a CDS encoding MerR family transcriptional regulator codes for MRIGEIAAVVGLTTRAIRHYHHVGLLPEPERRPNGYRAYSLRDAVLLARVRRLTELGLSLDEVRDVLADDAGRELADVLTELDADLARQEAEIQERRRRLAVLLAAGPGEAEPLSPGLAALLAKAPQTDSPAAAKDREHLTLLDATGAGGQEMYAALGPLAADPAVLALYVRLDELADAPVDDPRIPPLAAELVAAVPDEVFAAIPADGVVVTGFKEALLAEYAPAQAEVVRLVMEAFIERGRG; via the coding sequence ATGCGGATCGGAGAGATCGCCGCGGTCGTCGGGCTCACCACCCGGGCGATCCGGCACTACCACCATGTCGGGCTGCTCCCGGAACCGGAGCGGCGTCCCAACGGCTACCGGGCCTACAGCCTCCGCGACGCCGTGCTGCTGGCCCGCGTACGCCGGCTCACCGAGCTCGGGCTCAGCCTCGACGAGGTGCGGGACGTCCTCGCGGACGACGCCGGGCGCGAACTCGCCGACGTCCTCACGGAACTCGACGCCGACCTCGCCCGGCAGGAGGCCGAGATCCAGGAGCGGCGGCGCCGCCTCGCCGTGCTGCTCGCCGCCGGGCCCGGGGAGGCCGAACCGCTCTCGCCCGGGCTCGCCGCGCTGCTGGCGAAGGCGCCGCAGACCGACTCGCCGGCCGCCGCGAAGGACCGCGAACACCTGACCCTGCTCGATGCGACGGGGGCGGGCGGCCAGGAGATGTACGCCGCGCTCGGGCCACTGGCCGCCGATCCCGCCGTGCTCGCCCTGTACGTGCGCCTCGACGAGCTCGCCGACGCGCCCGTGGACGACCCGCGGATCCCGCCCCTGGCGGCGGAGCTGGTGGCGGCCGTCCCCGACGAGGTGTTCGCCGCGATCCCCGCCGACGGGGTGGTCGTGACCGGGTTCAAGGAGGCGCTGCTCGCCGAGTACGCGCCCGCGCAGGCCGAAGTCGTCCGCCTCGTCATGGAGGCGTTCATCGAGAGGGGGCGGGGATGA
- a CDS encoding RNB domain-containing ribonuclease: MPRRQMHMTGADGAALRAALRELRTKLEVPEAFPAAVLAEAEHAAAHPSLPDLDSTDIPFFTIDPPASVDLDQAMHLAKRSGGGYRVHYAIADVAAFVTPGGALDSEAHRRVTTLYFPDGNVPLHPAVLSEGAASLLPDQVRPALVWRFDLDPDGRVETVDVRRALIRSRARLDYDGVQKAIDTGTAEEPLALLKDIGRLREALEQARGGISLNVPEQEIVARDGTYALAYRAPLPADGWNAQLSLMTGMAAADLMLATGTGILRTLPSAPDGAVGRLRRTAKALRIDWPHHVPYAELVRSLDPHRPAHAAFLQECTALLRGAGYTAFTGGESPDPAIHSAVAAPYTHCTAPLRRLVDRYTGELCVAAMAGTEPPAWVMAALPALPDEMAEGGRLANTVERESVDLVEAAVLKDRVGETFEATVIDVKDREPLVGTVHLEDPAVVGRVRSTTLDLPLGDRIRVRLTEADPGTSKILFAPV; this comes from the coding sequence ATGCCACGCCGTCAGATGCACATGACCGGCGCAGACGGGGCTGCTCTGCGGGCCGCGCTGCGTGAACTGCGGACGAAGCTGGAGGTGCCCGAGGCGTTCCCGGCCGCAGTCCTCGCCGAGGCCGAGCACGCGGCGGCGCACCCCAGCCTCCCCGACCTGGACAGTACGGACATCCCCTTCTTCACGATCGACCCGCCGGCCTCCGTCGACCTCGACCAGGCCATGCACCTGGCGAAGCGCTCCGGCGGCGGATACCGGGTGCACTACGCCATCGCCGACGTCGCCGCGTTCGTCACCCCCGGCGGAGCGCTCGACTCCGAGGCCCACCGCCGTGTGACCACCCTCTACTTCCCCGACGGAAACGTCCCGCTGCACCCCGCCGTCCTCTCGGAGGGCGCGGCCAGCCTGCTGCCCGACCAGGTCCGCCCGGCCCTGGTGTGGCGCTTCGACCTGGACCCCGACGGCCGGGTCGAGACCGTCGACGTCCGCCGCGCGCTGATCCGCAGCCGGGCCCGGCTCGACTACGACGGCGTCCAGAAGGCCATCGACACCGGAACGGCGGAGGAGCCGCTCGCCCTCCTGAAGGACATCGGCCGGCTCCGCGAGGCCCTGGAACAGGCGCGCGGCGGCATCTCCCTCAACGTGCCCGAGCAGGAGATCGTCGCGCGCGACGGCACGTACGCCCTGGCCTACCGCGCCCCGCTGCCCGCCGACGGGTGGAACGCGCAGCTCTCCCTGATGACCGGCATGGCCGCGGCCGATCTGATGCTGGCCACCGGCACCGGCATCCTGCGTACGCTGCCCAGCGCCCCCGACGGCGCTGTCGGCCGGCTCCGGCGGACCGCGAAGGCCCTGCGGATCGACTGGCCGCACCACGTGCCGTACGCCGAACTCGTGCGCTCCCTCGACCCGCACCGCCCCGCCCACGCCGCCTTCCTCCAGGAGTGCACCGCCCTGCTGCGCGGCGCGGGCTACACGGCCTTCACCGGCGGCGAGAGCCCCGACCCGGCGATCCATTCCGCGGTGGCGGCCCCGTACACGCACTGCACGGCGCCGCTGCGCCGCCTCGTCGACCGGTACACCGGGGAACTGTGCGTGGCGGCGATGGCCGGGACCGAACCCCCGGCGTGGGTCATGGCGGCGCTCCCCGCGCTCCCGGACGAGATGGCGGAGGGCGGCCGGCTGGCGAACACGGTGGAACGGGAGTCCGTGGACCTGGTCGAGGCCGCCGTGCTGAAGGACCGGGTCGGGGAGACCTTCGAGGCCACGGTCATCGACGTCAAGGACCGGGAGCCGCTGGTGGGCACGGTCCACCTGGAGGACCCGGCGGTCGTCGGCCGCGTCCGGTCCACCACGCTCGACCTGCCCCTGGGCGACCGGATCCGGGTCCGGCTGACGGAGGCCGACCCGGGCACGTCGAAGATCCTCTTCGCGCCGGTCTAG
- a CDS encoding zinc ribbon domain-containing protein, producing MNAEPADQIRLLDVQALDVRLSQLAHKRKSLPEHAELDSLTKDLAQQRDLLVAAQTQASDTAREQTKAEQDVDQVRQRAVRDQQRLDSGVGISARDLANLQSEVVSLAKRQGDLEDVVLEVMERLEGAQERVTGLTERVSALEAKTADATARRDAATAEIDAEVAKVTKDREVIVASMPADLMALYEKIRVKQGGVGAARLYQRRCEGCRLELDMAEVNEIKAAARDQVVRHENCGRILVRTADSGI from the coding sequence CTGAACGCCGAGCCCGCCGACCAGATCCGACTTCTCGACGTCCAGGCGCTGGACGTCCGGCTGTCTCAGCTCGCCCACAAGCGCAAGTCGCTCCCCGAGCACGCCGAGCTCGACTCGCTCACCAAGGACCTCGCGCAGCAGCGCGACCTGCTCGTCGCCGCCCAGACCCAGGCGAGCGACACCGCGCGCGAGCAGACCAAGGCGGAGCAGGACGTGGACCAGGTGCGCCAGCGCGCCGTCCGCGACCAGCAGCGGCTCGACTCGGGCGTGGGCATCTCGGCCCGGGACCTGGCGAACCTGCAGAGCGAGGTCGTCTCCCTCGCCAAGCGCCAGGGCGACCTGGAGGACGTGGTCCTGGAGGTCATGGAGCGTCTGGAGGGTGCGCAGGAGCGCGTCACCGGGCTGACCGAGCGCGTCTCGGCCCTGGAGGCCAAGACCGCGGACGCCACCGCGCGCCGGGACGCGGCGACCGCCGAGATCGACGCCGAGGTCGCGAAGGTCACCAAGGACCGCGAGGTCATCGTCGCGTCGATGCCCGCCGACCTGATGGCGCTGTACGAGAAGATCCGCGTCAAGCAGGGCGGGGTCGGCGCCGCGCGCCTCTACCAGCGCCGCTGCGAGGGCTGCCGGCTGGAGCTCGACATGGCCGAGGTCAACGAGATCAAGGCCGCGGCGCGCGACCAGGTCGTCCGTCACGAGAACTGCGGCCGCATCCTGGTCCGTACGGCCGACTCGGGCATCTGA